In Cryptomeria japonica chromosome 1, Sugi_1.0, whole genome shotgun sequence, the sequence taccaattgtttaaTAATCAAGAGCAAATAAACAAAACCAAAAATAGAATTAGAGAGATtcagaaaaaataaataatacacacCACCAGATTTAATTATATCGATACATGATCTGTACTCATTCTTTTATACAAATGTATAACTCTCTGAAATGAAGAGACAACAAAGAAATGAAGAGACATGGCAAAGGAATGGTAAGGTGGTCCCGTTGGACTTCACATTCTCAACATAGAAGGCCCTTTTTTAAGGACGATAGAGAATGGCAATTAAATAGAAAGGGAAAATCTTAATAGTACAAGAAATTTTAGTTATTCGCAGATTATTATGGATTGATTTTAATTTCTCATCTTACATTTCCTGCTGAGAGGGCAGCTTTCCAATTCCTTAAGCATTCATATCTTTTTACATCTTCCATTCTTCTGCTTCCTCCAGCTTTCCTGAAGAACAATTCAATATTTTTATTACGTGCAATCAGAAAACAGAGCTTTACCAAACATTAATCAATAAATCTAGGCAGTGATGCATACCATACAATATGATTTCATCAAGTTTAACAGTATGGTCTAGCTTTCCAGACATTAAGAATAGGAAACTAAAAAGAAACTTGATTCCTTCTTCACTGTGCACATCTGACACCATGTCTTACTGCAATCCTGTTTTTGCAGTTTGCTTCAATTAAAATCACCAATAATCTCCACAAGAACATTCTCCGTCTTTGAAATGATGGAACCGATTTGCATCTCTCACAATAATTTCTCTTGCAACAATTTTAGATATAATCTTGGTTGTAGCATGGCAGTCACCACATACTCGGAGGTTCTTGACAACTCTAATACTTGTTCCAGGGGATGTATTTAATAAGCCAAACGCAATTGCCAACATCTCACTGTGTGGACAAAGTAACAATTTCTTCTCCACTTCGTCCACATCATTCAATAAAGGTCTTGTATCTGGAATATAACCTGCTTCCTTCATCTCCCAAGACAATGTCTCTAATACTGCATATATCTCCTGTGTTTGTGGGTGTGATCGATCTCCTACACAAAAAGTGTgtaccattttacagacttcaatCCAACTATACCCGGGTATCTTTTTAATTCCTCTATccttcattgttttccttactttTTGGACACCATCCCATCTGCCCAAGTCTGCATAAATGTTTGAGAGAAGAACATATGGTGAAGCACTTTTGGGATCCAATTCAAAAACAAATTCTGCCACAAACTCTGCTAGCCATAAATTCTTACTAGATTTACAAGCCGCAAACAAACCCATCCAGACAACATCATCAGGTTTCACTGGCATTTTGATTATGAAGTTCAGGGCTTCCTCTAGATAGCCAGCGCGgccaagaaggtcaaccatgcaTGCATAATGATCCAAATTAGGTATAATGTGATTGAAATATTTGCAGCCCTCATCCACTAGACCTGCATGGTTGCATGCGTATAAAACGCAAACAAAGCTCACATGGTTAGGATCAATTCCAGAATGCTTCATTAGTTCAAAGAGTTCGAGGGAGTCCTTCCCATAGCCATGCAaagcatatcctgcaatcatcgtGGTCCATGAGATCACATTCCGATCATACATTTTTTCAAACAATTGCCGTGCTTTTTGtatttttccacattttgcatacatatctatcAGAGCATTCACAGCTACAACTTCAGAAAGCAGTCCACTCTCAATTACTCTTTGATGGACCTCCACACCCCGTTCCAAAGCTCCTGTTTTTGTGCATACTGAGAGGATGCTGGAAACGGTGAACTGATCAGACTGGACATCTGCTTGTTGCATTTGGTTAAAAACCTCCAAAGCTCTTTCAACAAGCCCAtgttgtgcatatccagcaatgaTTGCATTCCATGAAACCAAATCTCGGTTAGGTAATTTATCAAACACTTCGCGTGCCTTtcgtatgcttccacattttgcatacatggcTATCAGGGTATTCGACAGGACAATATCTGACAAAAACCCATTTTCCAATATCCTTCGATGGATTTCTACGCCCTGTTCCAAAGAACCCATTTGAGTACACGCTGGGAGGATACTAGAAAAGGTTGctgaatttggctttacacctaacATTTGCATTTGGGTTAGAATCTCCAAGGCCTTTTCAAGaaacccattttgtgcatatccagcaacaACAACATTCCATGAGACGACATTCCGCTCAGGCATTTCTTCAAAAAGACTTAAAGCCTCGTCAAGAACACCATTCTGTGCATATCGAGAAATGATTGAATTCCACGAGACTACATTTCTtagaggcattttgtcaaacagttcgcgTGCCATGTGCatccttccacattttgcatacatatctaccagCGCATTGCCAACCACAACATCTGACAAAAAACTGCTTTCAATTATTGTTCTATGGATCTCCATACCCTTTTCCACAGCTTCCATTGAGGCACAAGCTGGAAGGATGCTGGAAAGGGTGAAGCTATCAGGTTTAACACTCGTTTGTTGCATTTGGTGAAAGAGTACCAATGCCTCTTGAGGGAACCCATGTCGTCTGTAAGCTCCAATTATTGTATTCCATGAGCTGAGAGTTGGTTCACTCATGTTGTCAAAAACTGTGCGAGCGTTCTGTAAACTTCCCAACTTATCATACATACTAATAAGTTTGCTTTGTAAATTAGTGTGTGTGGATAATTTAAATCCTGTGtcattgtcattgatgtgaagGTGGATTTGCTTAGCCTCTGAAAGGGCATTCTTGGCAATGCAGGTTTGCAACAGTTGAAGATATAGAGAGGGGTCTACATGAAGCTTGTTTATACTAAGCAGAATGTGCATTGCCTCCTTCAAAGAACCCTCCCTACAGAGCTCTCTGAGTTTGAGCTTGAGATCTGCCATGGATTACATTGTATGTGTTTTTATTCAGAGTGTGCTGGAAGACTGTGAAGGAATCATTTCTAAAATTTCTTCCCAGCATTGTTGTTGTCCTTGCTACATATTGAACATGGCAATCGTGAGTATGGACTCTGTCTGGAGTAACAAGAGTACCCTCTTTCAGGGTGAAAGGATTTCAGGCAATTAACAAATCAAACTTAGTCCGAGAAAAAATTTCCTATGTGAGGGCTTATCAATtacattttgtgatttttaaataggtcttctctaaattaaagaaaaataaaaaaatatcaatgatgattttttttgtcGTCAAAAATAAAATAGCTCATACTTGATTTTTCAAGCTACACCAAAAATAACATGACAAACAGTTCAAACTAGTTTGCCGTTGGAGCTAATAAAGAAGAAAAAAACAATAAACTTATTGTTTAGATTTATGTAAAAGATGTTTGGgtaattttatttaaaaagaaaaaaagaaaaaaaaatgatcaatTATTTGTTAGAAAATGAGTCATATATAAATCAGAGGTGAACTTGTTACCAAGAGGGTTGGTAGTTAACCTCACATACAAATGGGAGATCCTAGGTTTAACTATTGATTAGTCCATGAAAAGTTGAACATGATATCAAGGTAAGGCCAAACTAGGATCTTGAACACCTATAATGTGGCTCAATGAGGGGTTTTGAAAAATGAGCGTTGCCCAAACCAAAGATGGATCGGTCCTTGAGAGGGTCGTTCAACTCCAAGCTggtccatgaaaagttaaaaattattattatattattatttctaaACTAGCAATCTTAATTTGAATGTGATTGGCCAATACATATgatcaaacattgatatcatatTTCATTGCTATTTCTCTATTCAAATATGGTTTATAAAATTTAAGGGTAAAGGCCCTATGTTGCTAGTTAGGCGATAAGCTAAATTTGTAGACAACATGGTAGACTaatatttatgacaatttttatctaatttttggttcaatttgaaaaatgttCTAATGTGACCATAGAGCAACATGTAGCACACTTTTGTGCTAAGTTCAATTCCTTCAACTCTTATCCACTCTCACTTACTCTTACATTTTTATACATTTAACCATATTCTTATCCTATCTATACCTATTCTCACATATTCCTAACATTTATTGGCCAAGATTTCTTTGCATTCATTCTTTTGCTTGAGACCACCAATTCCATATCCCAAGTCATTTCCATGATGCTAAGGATTGATTTGAAATAATGCTAATTTAAACTGATTTTCAACTAGAAAAATTAAATGACTAACTCTCATCTTTTCTCATAGGCATTAGGAGACAACTTAGTACATACTTGTTTGATGATCTATTATGTCTTAATCTTTAAGTTGTCTATTTGAGCAATAAACCATATGCAATCACCTAATTATCATTCACCATTACAAAAATCATCTTGGAACTTTTGGGATTGGAGCACTCAAAAGAACACTAATTTGTATCAAAATCAACATCTAGATTACTTGCATGTTTCCATGTTGTCTATCAATATTTATCATGATCATAAAGCTATTCTAATAAATGGAGTTGACCTAGGAGAACTTACCCTTGCAATCTAGTAATCTCACTAAGGTATGTATATATATGCCACTAATCCTTCATAATTAACTAGAAGAAAAGATTATATTTTCACTACGCCAAATTAGAACCATGCATCATGGATCAAATCCACATAGTACACATTTGATTTAGAGTTACAAAGTCAACCCGAGGGTAGTAATATTTTCACATGGAATTTAAACATTGGATATGATGAGGTTATTCTTATTCTATGCCTAGAAGATTGAGTTTTGTGTCACGTCAAGTTTCATCTTCATCATAGTTCCAAAAGATAAGTGGACCTATCTCCTAATTTAGCATTAATTTACATGATTTGTTGTACCTaattatccttttcttcaatttaagTTAATTATGTTGAGTTGATTATGTTTACTTAATTATCCTAGACTAACATTATGGAAAGGTTATTTTCCTTTACACATTTTGTGAAGCCATTTGGCACCCCTTATAGTTTGACCTTAGGATTTATACCTTTACTATTTGTAGGGATTTAGATTTTTCACTTCTATTGATTCTCATTTTTAAATCCTCTTAGGTTTATGTATTCCTATACTATAGTTATTTCATTATAATCTAATTCTAAGGTTGTCTTGTGAGCTCCATTTTACCCACCCTAACCACTCTTTGATGCCTTAGTAAAGATTAATTTTCATATCTAACTCATTATTgaaatttctaattttttaaattttaaagtgATTCGTTATGATCTATTTGCTCCTTTCATATACATTGCATTGTTTATGTCACAAACTACTTGCAATTATAATCTCTTTTTAAAAAAGAGTTCTCACCTAAACCATAACATGACCCCCACTCTAATGGAATTGAAATAATTTTGGATGGTCATATTAAAGAACACAAATTTTCTAATGAACTTGCTATTTTGGCTCATTCAAAAAACCATATACAACTAGCTAAAATGATTCATAACTTATTTATCAACAAGCCATAAGAGCTGGAGGCCTTGTAAGATATCTAGGTACTAAAATTGCTTCTTATAGATTTTTATTTGGTGCATCTACTTCTACAATCTCCAATTAACATCTTACCATATAGTATTTATCAAGTTTCTCTATCTATGCCCCTCCTTATGACTTTTTTCTAAATATACCCTTCCTAATATATTTCATCCCACATGATCATGTATTAAACCTTTACTCCTATTTTATCTACCAATACCCCGACTACCATATCAACTACCCCTCTCACTTGTATCATTCCTACTTCCACCACTCACTTCTCTACAATTGATATTCCTTGTTTTGGTGCACCATCCATGCATATGCACAAAATTAATTGTATCATATCCTCTATACCTCTTTTCTAACTTATTATCACTTTCATTACTCATACCAACCATACACCTACACCAACACTAGTGAACCTTAACGTTGTCTATTCACTGTTCCCTCATATATCATAGATGAATCCATGCAAAATATAGATCAAGTAAATAAAAAATAGATGCAAGAACAAATGGATAAGATGGTGAGGAATTCAGATATATCCATACACCTACACCAACACTAGTGAACCTTAACATTCTCTATTCACCGTTCCCTCATATATCATAGATGAATCCATGCAAAATATAGATCAAGTAAATAAAAAATAGATGCAAGAACAAATGGATAAGATGGTGAGGAATTCAGATATATCCATACACCTACACCAACACTAGTGAACCTTACGTTGTCTATTCATTGTTCCCTCCATAGATAAATCCATGCAAAATATAGATCAAGTAAATAAAAAATAGATGCAAGAACAAATGGGTAAGATGGTGAGGAATTCAGATATATTAGATATATACTCCACCATTATATGAGATTTTATACATTCTCTTCTTGTGGGCTTTGTGGCGTCTCATTTTGAAATGTACAATGGAAAAATTGACATAAACATATACTTAAGATATTTTATGGCCTCATGTGTATATTTTTACGCCGATAGGCTTCAGTGTGGGCTTTTTAGCCTGGCAAATTGTTAGCCTCCCGTGAAAATAGATTGCGGTGACAGTTTGTCGGCGTGATGTAATTTTTTCGATGCATGTTTTGACGGTTTTGGACATGTTACCATTGGAGTGTGTGGTGGCATACAGTGAAGGCAGAGCATAGTTAATGCGATTTAGTAGCATTAACATCCATGTTTCATACCTTGCCTATTTGCGTTATTAGCAAGTTTAATATGTAATGCAAGTTGAACGCGACTGGTTTTGTGGAGGTGATTGTATTTTTGGAGCAGAGCTATTGTGAGAAGACTATGTGCTATCTGTAGCAAGGTTAGTGTTTTCTTGAATCtgggttttgattttggtcttGTATTTAACACTTTTGTCTCATACAATTTTGGAATACTGGGTTTGAAACATGTATTGAAAAATTGGTTTAGTGTTCTGCTTGCGAGAAGAAGATTGAGTGGTGTCTACAACAGGGTTTCTTCAGTCGTGGTGCATGTGAGACGGTTAGGTCTACAAGTAAGCAGTTTTTCTCTTTGATGTATTGTGAGGTATTAAGATTGCATCTGTCAATACTTTGCTTGTAAGGTTTTTAGCAAGAAATGGCATTATGTTTCCATTTTGGAAACCCCACTAATTTGGGGTTTTTTTAAAGAACGAAAATTTAAATGGCCAGTTTGTTATTCTTTTCATGATCCTCATAATTTAGggtattttatttaaatgaaatgtaCCATTGGGACTGTTTCACTGGTTAAACCATTGCGACTGTTTCACTGGTTAGCAAAGTCGATTGCAACTCTGTACAGTTTAGGTTTACATTGTTATCCTTTGTTGACTTTTGCAGCTGGCTTGTGTAGTTGTTGGGAATTTTTACCTTTCGCCTCTCTTTTTTCCCCCCAACAACAGTTAGCATTGCCCTGACATAATACAGGGCTAAATAGAAGAACAACAGTCACATTAGTGGATCAAATATGTAAAGTTTCGATTTAAATTGCCAGGCTTTGTTGAGTTTTGCAGCTTGCTTGTGTAGTTGTTGGGGAGCTTTTCAATGAAAAAATTCTACCATGATTCTTCGAAAGGAACCCCTCGCGTGCCTTTTTTGTTCTAGAGACCCCGTGCAAAGTTGTACCCCGTCGCTTTTAACTTGTGGAGCAATCAGATTGATTGATTACTGCTTAAAATTGTTTATAAAAGCCTTTCGCTTAAAATGCCTTGATTGCTTCTACCTCTACATTTCTTGTAGAGGTTTATTATCACACGAATGATAATGAGAGTTTATTTTCTCAACAAATACTACCCTCATTTCTTGACCTCTTGTATCGATTTATACAACTCTTTGTCATATGTTCTTTACTGCAAGCATAGCAGAGACCTCAAGTCATTTAAGGAAGTATTATTTCATTTGCCTTAGAACTTTATTTATCTTATTGTATCTAGGTCAACCACTTGACTTCGACATTGCTCAAGTAGAAGCAACCCTATGCTTTTAGCTAAATTGTTAAATCTAACTGTGCATATCGATACAAACTAAAAAAATTAAAGTCCATTATTGAAACTCATGCAGGTTTGACTATATTTACTAATAACTAATTAGACCTGTAGCTTCAGAGAGAATATAAAATCATTATGTAGTGCAATGGAAATCTGTCGTACAGTAATGATCTGTCTGGTTCTTGCCAAATAATTGATTTTTTTCACCATCTGCCACCGACAATCTTGAAAGCTTTAATGCTGCTATCACAAATAAGAAATACCTAATCTATCTCTAGAATGTCATTGAGTGAGGATCGTAATTTAAACAAAATTGATTGTGTTAGTTTGCTTGTTCTTGTTCATCAAgaattaatttattctaattttggTTTAGACCTTGCATATTTGGTTGACCATAACTTTTGCTATTGCTGATAATTGTAGTTGTTTGATTCCCTTATAGTGGGGCTTACTTGGACATGAGCCATTAGAGATCTTACGGCTTTCAGCAGGCCTATGCTTTACTGAGAGGATAGCTTTAATAACAACATTGTTAACTCTCCTCAGGGTAAGATTATGAAGTTCCTACACACCAAcctatttatgtttatgttttttcACTTCATATTTCActtatttatgtttatgttttttcACTTCATATTTCACAATTTTAGTGATGACATTTTTCACTCATACTTTTTGGTTGCCTCTTGGTATAAGTGTTATGCCTAATGCTCTAAGTATTTCATTCTTTAAGAAATGTTTTTTAGCATGTGAGGACAGGTTGTTGTGTTAGATGAAGGTGTTGATAATGATATGGTCGTTAACATTCAATTTTTTTTAGAGGAGTTGTTTAAATCTAGACTCAGGCAACCACTATTTACAATTATTAAGGTTGAGACATTCACTTTTTTTAGTTCTATTTCTCTCTTCCAAATTTACATGCATCAAACAGTCTTCCATGTTAGATGTTGGATATCACATCTAAAATTGCCATTTAGTCTTTCTTATTGTACATGAGGTGTTAAAGACTATCAATATGAATCTAGGTCTTCTTAATTGCTCTTATGAAATGGTATCCCACAAAGCTTCAGTTAGCTGATGAATCAAGGTGTGAAAGTTCTAGAATTGCATAAATATTAGTAGGTTTGAATTTGGAGAATGTGTATGTCTTTGGAGAATGTGTATGCGGAATGGTCATTTAATTGTAGATATGGACGCATGGTCTTTTAACTACAAAATGAGACCATTCACTTCACATAGGGCATTGTTATGATTCGCTGAACAACGCTGTGTTTAAGAGCTGGATTTAATGAATGACCATTCAGTGTAAAAAAATGACATATAATGCTTTCTTTTTTAAATCTTGTTTGCTTTTGAAGCTGCAAATTTAATACAATTTTAGGTATGTTCTTAAGATTGATGTGCTCAATTTGATGGTTCTTTGAAGCTTTTTCTATTTGGGTGAGCATTTGTACAATTTATGAAATTTTAGCTTGTGTGCAAAAAACTTTCCCAATGTTGTTTAATTTTAGTTGTGTTCTCGATTAATTGTGTTGAATTTGAGCAATattttgttaatgcatgatagccttggtaagataaatgattgaatgagagacaaatgaagtctctcattcaaacatttattattgtgagggggcacgatcaagtgatgtcttgatcggcatGGACGGTCAAGACATCGCTTGAtcgtacccagcccactacatataccaaatgaaatgtgtgagaatggatattgaaataaaaatgctcctctcctgcaacataaaagaagacaattagatttatacaacaattcagtgatagataatacatagaacaagataaattttaattctgatccacaaaattaacatggtatcagagccaggtttccttctataaaaCCTAATCGCCTGAAGGAAGATCTGATTAAGATCaaattgatatctccttgaaaggatcaaattgatatctccttgaaagtctcgaatatggccacattgcaagaacttggcctctcaaacttaaactacaagcatCCCTTGTTGAAGTCAGAATTTCAGACGTATGTTCAGAAAattatgttctctagaagaaactcaagatactttgtgattgagagggagcttactaatcaagattgagcacttctgaggtaaaaattgtaaatattgattattattattaatactaacaattattttatgggccctatgtaaatcataaggaagtgacgacttccaaatgatttccacttgtatttttgaggttattggaaggtgacgatcttacaataactcaagattgtggataaaatcgccgacagaggcaatccacgtaaaagtttgtggatagaatcgctgacagaGGCAGCCCAcataagagctcatggatagaatcgccgactaaggcaatccacgtaaataaaaatgctcctcctctcctgcaacataaaagaagacaattagatttatacaacaattcagtgatagataatacatagaacaagataatttttaattctgatccacaaaattaacatatttaacCATTTTGTTAAAAatcttattaaattttaaaaatttgatgctCTCTCTTCACTGTTTctcaaattttttattaaattttcattATTCTGTATACATTCTTATTAATTGTTCTACATTTGATGATTTTTTAGCTATTTTGGTAAAACAGGGGtaaaataaatttaagaaattGATGCTTCCGAATGTTTCTCAAATATTGAGAGCTCAATTTGATTAACCGTAGTTTG encodes:
- the LOC131071653 gene encoding pentatricopeptide repeat-containing protein At4g21065, coding for MADLKLKLRELCREGSLKEAMHILLSINKLHVDPSLYLQLLQTCIAKNALSEAKQIHLHINDNDTGFKLSTHTNLQSKLISMYDKLGSLQNARTVFDNMSEPTLSSWNTIIGAYRRHGFPQEALVLFHQMQQTSVKPDSFTLSSILPACASMEAVEKGMEIHRTIIESSFLSDVVVGNALVDMYAKCGRMHMARELFDKMPLRNVVSWNSIISRYAQNGVLDEALSLFEEMPERNVVSWNVVVAGYAQNGFLEKALEILTQMQMLGVKPNSATFSSILPACTQMGSLEQGVEIHRRILENGFLSDIVLSNTLIAMYAKCGSIRKAREVFDKLPNRDLVSWNAIIAGYAQHGLVERALEVFNQMQQADVQSDQFTVSSILSVCTKTGALERGVEVHQRVIESGLLSEVVAVNALIDMYAKCGKIQKARQLFEKMYDRNVISWTTMIAGYALHGYGKDSLELFELMKHSGIDPNHVSFVCVLYACNHAGLVDEGCKYFNHIIPNLDHYACMVDLLGRAGYLEEALNFIIKMPVKPDDVVWMGLFAACKSSKNLWLAEFVAEFVFELDPKSASPYVLLSNIYADLGRWDGVQKVRKTMKDRGIKKIPGYSWIEVCKMVHTFCVGDRSHPQTQEIYAVLETLSWEMKEAGYIPDTRPLLNDVDEVEKKLLLCPHSEMLAIAFGLLNTSPGTSIRVVKNLRVCGDCHATTKIISKIVAREIIVRDANRFHHFKDGECSCGDYW